In Actinomycetota bacterium, the sequence GTCGGGACGGGGATCACGAGCCGGAGCTTCCCTTCTTCGTCGCAGCACCGTCCGGTGGGGAAGGGCCGGCCGACCAGCCTGCGGAGGAGGTCGTGCATCTGGTCGAGCGCCTGGACCGCCGTCGTAGGGTCGTTGACACCGGGCGAGAGAGCCCGCTCGGCGATGTCCACGAGCTGCCGGAAGCCGAAGGCGGGGTCCTGTTGCATCGTCCTCTCCGGATGCAGGCCGATGGCCCCGCTCACATCTTCCAGGTCTATCCGGTCGTCGCCTCCGTAGACCTCGACGAGGTCTTCGCCCTCGCAGACGAAATCCCCCATGCCATGCCTCATCACGAGGCAGCAGTCGTGTTCCTGCGCGTGCTGGATCAGCCTGTCCATGCCGATCGAAGAGACCACCCCGGGGCGCGGGGCCTGCACCAGGTGCCGCCGCTCACCGGGTGGCTCCGTGCCGCTGGGGGCGCTGCTTCCCGGCTCGTCGACCGGGTAGAGCTTCTCGATGAGCTTCCGGGTCTCGGCGGCGACGCCTTCTATCAGTTTCACAACCCGGATCGATTGGGAGATGTTGTTGATGAAGTGGATGAAGAACGCGACGGACACGAGCACCAGGAACAGCGAAACCGTCACGGCGATCTCGGGGACGAACCCCTGCCCGCCCTCGTCCTCCGAGCGCACAGACCGCAGGACGACCAACGAGAAGGTGAAGGTCGAGACGAAGGCGGCCAGCGCGAACTTGCTCGTTCGGTCG encodes:
- a CDS encoding DUF2254 domain-containing protein; its protein translation is MGRRLSDVREILRGSLWFVPAICVASSILLAHVLTSVDRRVDASRLPGLVFGGGPDAARDVLSTVAAAMMQFTAVVFTITIVVLQLASTQFSPRVLRQFLRDRTSKFALAAFVSTFTFSLVVLRSVRSEDEGGQGFVPEIAVTVSLFLVLVSVAFFIHFINNISQSIRVVKLIEGVAAETRKLIEKLYPVDEPGSSAPSGTEPPGERRHLVQAPRPGVVSSIGMDRLIQHAQEHDCCLVMRHGMGDFVCEGEDLVEVYGGDDRIDLEDVSGAIGLHPERTMQQDPAFGFRQLVDIAERALSPGVNDPTTAVQALDQMHDLLRRLVGRPFPTGRCCDEEGKLRLVIPVPTWEEYVALAIDEIRLYARNSIQVLRRLTGMVEDLLNVAPPDRAPVLEEQLKLIRRAAHRELDDERDRRFVEIGKT